One segment of Effusibacillus pohliae DSM 22757 DNA contains the following:
- a CDS encoding transposase: protein MTHFHLTLSAEELHQLLTTHGKLAPSLMQSFLNQLLQKQASEQIQAEPYERTHERTTYRN, encoded by the coding sequence ATGACTCACTTCCATCTTACCCTTTCCGCAGAAGAATTACACCAACTGCTTACAACACATGGCAAACTGGCTCCATCTCTCATGCAGTCGTTTTTGAACCAACTCTTACAGAAGCAAGCATCGGAGCAGATCCAAGCGGAACCCTACGAGCGAACCCATGAACGCACCACGTATCGCAAC